The nucleotide sequence ATTGATTGGCAGCCACCGACCATTCGGTGGCTTACCAGAAACATTATACTTAATAATTTTCTTCCTTCACACTATTCTCGCTTCACACAAAAAGCTGTGATGATGCGAAAAACAATACAGTCACAGCCAAAAGAACAAAGAAGAGAAATACATCTCCTGCTGTATTCGATTTTGGCCTGGCTGATGTGCCATTTGGTCTTACCATTTTTTACTCCCCCTTAATAGTTTATTTTTTATTTGCTTCAATTCCATTCTTAAATTCAAACTTTCATTATTTTTCTGACTGAGAAAACAAACTCAGAACGAAACTCTTCATGATAAATCCCGGAACCGAACTTGTGGTTTGAACATTTACCAAGTTCTTTAATTACTTTGGATTCAGATTGAATGCAGTTCGGGTTGGTACTTGATCCAAATGATCCGCTGATAAATGCGAACAATAAAACAGATAATAAAACTGCAACCAAACTTTTCAATTCAATTAAATCCTCAGTCCCGCCGAAGCGAGATTTCGAGTTAAATGATTTCATCATTTAATTTTTCAAAATATCAATTAAAAAACTAAGCGCCCGTCAATCCCTGACGGACGCTTAATGTAAGAAACAGCTAATTGCTTATTTCATTGATACTCCCGCAAATGCGGGATTTCTGGTTAAATAACTTCATTATTTGACCATCAACATTTTCTTATAAGAATTGAACTTGTCAGAGTTCAATTGGTAAATGTATATACCGCTCGGTAAACCTGAGGCATCGAATGTGCGTTCATAGCTTCCAGCATTCAAGAATTCATTTGATGCAAGTGTTGCAACAAGCTGACCAATGGTGTTATACACTTTGATCGTTACTCTTGCTGCTTCCGGCAGATCAAACGAAATCTTTGTCGATGGATTGAACGGATTTGGATAGTTCTGTCTTAATGCAAATTCATCCGGAACGTTCTTCGGTTCGTCTACGCCGGTTGGCATGCTGACATCAAACTTGCCGACTGTTGAGTAATAAGAATATGTTCCATCTAATGCTTTTGATCTTACTCTCCAGTAATACTTGGTATTTGCGTTGAGTCCGGCAACATTAGCATACTGGTTCGAGATATTTTCTACCTTAGCTGCATGAATGAAGTTCGGATTCTCTCCATACTCAAGCTCATACTTCAAACCAGAGGCTGGAGGTACTGGTAATCTCCAGGAGAATGTTGGTGAAGTAGTACTGATAGCAACATTATGAGGACCGCCAATCCACGGCTGAACAATAATGGATGAACCCTCTTGAATTGTGAAATCAAATACATCTGAATATGCCGTGTATGAGTTATCAGCATATCTTCCTCTTACTTTCCAGAACCAGGTTGTACCGTTAGTTAATCCGGTTATGGTCTTTGTTTGGGATGTTATATTTGATACTGTATAGGTTGCCAACGGGTCAAATACGTCAGAATAACTGTAAACTAACTCATAATCTACTATCCCAAGAGATGAACCATTTACATACCAACTGAAGTATACTGTCGTGTTGTTTGTCACCGATCCATTCGATGGATTTGAGTTTACTATCGTCGTTGTACCAGGTCCTCCTACTACCACAAACCAACCTATTCCATTCGGATTTAACGTCGTTGTACCGTTTGGATATACTGCCCAATAATATGTAGCTCCATACGTTAAACCATTTGCAAAATCCGTACCCAATTGTTGACTGAATGTTGAAGTGCTCAATCCAAGGAATTGACCTCCATCAGCATTATTTGAAGCAGGTGAATATGTAAGCCAACTTCCAGGTGCAGATGTTTTTTTGTATTTAACATTATAACCTGTTATACCAAGTGAAGAACCTTGTAAGTACCAGGAAACGTAAGGAGTATTTGTATATTGAGTTGCACCTCCGGTAGGCCAACTTGCAACTGCGTAACTTTGTGTTGTTCCACCTGTAACAACAAATGAAACTGTTGAAGACCATGCTGAAGTACTTCCCAATGAATTTTTAGATCTCACTCTCCACAGATATGTTGTGCCTGGAGTTAATCCGGTTACCTGATAATTCATACTTGTGATATTTGTATACTCTGGTGTTCCATCAACTGAAGTACCAAAATCAATTTCATAAGTAAGTCCAGTGGAGTATGGACTTAAATACCAATAAAGTGTTGGTGAAGTTGAATACACTGTCACTCCATCTATTGGATAGTTTGGCGTTGGAACTACCAGTGTTCCAGGACCATTATTAACGAAATATGTTCTTGCTGACCAGGCTGAATATGGTGCCAATCCCAGTGCTGCTCTCGCTGCAGAATATGACCTAACCTGCCACCAATACGTCGAACCGGGTGTAAGCGTCGGTGAGGTTAAGTATTTATTACTTGAAAAACTACCTACGGCAGCCGGATAATTTGTCGCACCCACCAATCTTCCATTTCCATCAACTCCGGGATCTGCTGCAGAAAGCACATAGCAAATCTGATAAGTCAATCCATCACCATTTGTTGTAAGTACCCAATCCAAACGTGGAGTATTCGAATATATAGTTTCTCCATCTCTTGGATAATTACATGTTGGTACTTCTAATGCACCACTTCCAAATGTTACGAAAGTTGCTGCGGCACTCCAAGCTGTTGGGTTTCCAGAATAGATAGCTCTTACTTTCCAGTAATAAGTTGTATCGGGTATTAAACCTGATAATGTATAATATAGATCAGTAATGCCTGTTACATCAGCTGTCCCATCTACCCCCCCAGGACCATAATCTATTTCATAAGTTAATCCTGAGTAATAACCTGATAGTATCCAATCTAACCTTGGTGAAGTCGTGTACACGGTAACTCCTCCAGTTGGCCAGTTCGGGGTTACTGTTACAGTCAATCCACCTTCTGTATAAAAATAGTTGTATGTAGTCGGTGATGGATAATGTACATATTCACTATTTGATGTTCTTCTAATAAGAACTCTCCAGTAATACGTTTTACCAAGTGTCAATCCGGTAAGCTGTTTGGTAAATGAACTGTTGGAATTACCTGTTACGATTGTTGAAGTTGCACCACTCCAATCCGATTCAACTGTTGGTGCAGCTGATGCATACATATATTGAATTACAAAAGTTAGTCCATTAGCAGAATGACCAGTAGACCAACCAAGATCAACTGTTGTTGACTGAATTGCTTGTCCTGTTGTCGGTGTATGCTGGCTGACCGTAAATGCCGGTGCAATTGTAAAATGATATGTGCTTGATGCATATTCATTATTGTTGTTATCGATCGCAGCCACTTTCCAGTAATACATCGTCCCATTTGCCAACGGAAAGTTAGGAATCAATGCTGTGAAAGTTCTTGTCAAGTTTGTTCCTTGATCTACAGCATACAATGGAGTTAAGAAATCACTTGCATCATCAACATATAATTTATATGAGACCGCACCTGTAACAGCTCCCCAAGTCATTGTTGGTAAAACAGATGCGCCTGTTATTCCATTAATCGGGGCTGTAAGGGACGGACCTGTATTTGTTGTGGTAACTGATGTAGTATTTGAGTTAGAACTTGTATACGATGCATCGTATGCTCTCACTCGATAATAATAGGTCGTGTTCCCATTTAGTCCGGTAACGGCTTTTAATAGAACGTTCCCAACATCAAGGTCTACATATCCTGCAACATACGAAGCAAAATTACTTACTGCTGACACATCCAACTTATAACCAGTTGCACCACCATTTGCATGGGCTGTCCAATTCGCTGTAAAACTGGTTAAATTGGTTCCCGATGCGGCTGTCGTAGTTGGTGGACCAAGGATTGTGGTGAAACTATTTTCGGAAGAAGTTTTATTAGCTTCACCAGTTTTTTTCGCATGAACTCTAACGACATAAGCAGTATTATAATTTAAACTGCTGATAAATGTATAACTTGTAGTAGCTCCGCCGAGACCATCTATAACATTGCTCCAATTGGTTCCACCATCAGCACTTAATTCAATTTGGAATGTTACACCGGTTGTCCCTCCAGAAAAAGTCCACGTAACAGTTGGAAGAATCGATACGCCGGTAGCACCACCTGAAGGTGCCGTCAATATTGGAGATGCTATTACAGTTGTGAAATCAAAATAGCCATAAAGTGGCGGATTCAAAGGTGGCACCAAAGGATTCGCCCCTAATGTCCAAACACCCCAGCTGTAGGTCGTATTATTTGCTAATCCTCCAACAAGAGGCAATACATTCGGACCCCCATTAGAATACACAAAAGTAACAGGGCCTCCGATTATTGCATCACGTGCTTGGTTTAACAAATACATATCATAGGATGTAACATCTACTAATGGGGCTGGATCTAGTCCAGCAGGGACAGTATAAGTGGTAGTTAATGAAACTCCACTTTGCCCATCAAAAGGTACTTGTGCAAAAAGTCCTTGTGCTCCAATGATAAGGAGGACAAAGAAGGTAAAAAGGATGAAAGAAATAGTTATTCTTTTCATATTTCCCCCTGTTTAATTATTAATAAATTAGTTATTTGCAATTGAAGAATGAGTGTTAAATAATTCATACTAGTAACACTCCTTTAAAGTT is from Ignavibacteria bacterium and encodes:
- a CDS encoding T9SS type A sorting domain-containing protein, with the protein product MKRITISFILFTFFVLLIIGAQGLFAQVPFDGQSGVSLTTTYTVPAGLDPAPLVDVTSYDMYLLNQARDAIIGGPVTFVYSNGGPNVLPLVGGLANNTTYSWGVWTLGANPLVPPLNPPLYGYFDFTTVIASPILTAPSGGATGVSILPTVTWTFSGGTTGVTFQIELSADGGTNWSNVIDGLGGATTSYTFISSLNYNTAYVVRVHAKKTGEANKTSSENSFTTILGPPTTTAASGTNLTSFTANWTAHANGGATGYKLDVSAVSNFASYVAGYVDLDVGNVLLKAVTGLNGNTTYYYRVRAYDASYTSSNSNTTSVTTTNTGPSLTAPINGITGASVLPTMTWGAVTGAVSYKLYVDDASDFLTPLYAVDQGTNLTRTFTALIPNFPLANGTMYYWKVAAIDNNNNEYASSTYHFTIAPAFTVSQHTPTTGQAIQSTTVDLGWSTGHSANGLTFVIQYMYASAAPTVESDWSGATSTIVTGNSNSSFTKQLTGLTLGKTYYWRVLIRRTSNSEYVHYPSPTTYNYFYTEGGLTVTVTPNWPTGGVTVYTTSPRLDWILSGYYSGLTYEIDYGPGGVDGTADVTGITDLYYTLSGLIPDTTYYWKVRAIYSGNPTAWSAAATFVTFGSGALEVPTCNYPRDGETIYSNTPRLDWVLTTNGDGLTYQICYVLSAADPGVDGNGRLVGATNYPAAVGSFSSNKYLTSPTLTPGSTYWWQVRSYSAARAALGLAPYSAWSARTYFVNNGPGTLVVPTPNYPIDGVTVYSTSPTLYWYLSPYSTGLTYEIDFGTSVDGTPEYTNITSMNYQVTGLTPGTTYLWRVRSKNSLGSTSAWSSTVSFVVTGGTTQSYAVASWPTGGATQYTNTPYVSWYLQGSSLGITGYNVKYKKTSAPGSWLTYSPASNNADGGQFLGLSTSTFSQQLGTDFANGLTYGATYYWAVYPNGTTTLNPNGIGWFVVVGGPGTTTIVNSNPSNGSVTNNTTVYFSWYVNGSSLGIVDYELVYSYSDVFDPLATYTVSNITSQTKTITGLTNGTTWFWKVRGRYADNSYTAYSDVFDFTIQEGSSIIVQPWIGGPHNVAISTTSPTFSWRLPVPPASGLKYELEYGENPNFIHAAKVENISNQYANVAGLNANTKYYWRVRSKALDGTYSYYSTVGKFDVSMPTGVDEPKNVPDEFALRQNYPNPFNPSTKISFDLPEAARVTIKVYNTIGQLVATLASNEFLNAGSYERTFDASGLPSGIYIYQLNSDKFNSYKKMLMVK